A section of the Equus caballus isolate H_3958 breed thoroughbred chromosome 21, TB-T2T, whole genome shotgun sequence genome encodes:
- the SLC12A7 gene encoding solute carrier family 12 member 7 isoform X13, producing the protein MALFEEEMDSNPMVSSLLNKLANYTNLSQGAVEHEEGEESRRHEVKGPRMGTFIGVYLPCLQNILGVILFLRLTWIVGAAGVLESFLIVSMCCTCTMLTAISMSAIATNGVVPAGGSYYMISRSLGPEFGGAVGLCFYLGTTFAGAMYILGTIEIFLTYISPSASIIQADSVDGEAAAMLHNMRVYGTCTLVFMAMVVFVGVKYVNKLALVFLACVVLSILAIYAGVIKTAFDPPDIPVCLLGNRTLSRRGFDLCAKVHTINNSTATTALWGLFCNSSMPNATCDEYFAQNNVTEIQGIPGVASGVLLDNLWSAYSDKGAFVEKKGASSMAVPEESRASGLPYVLTDIMTYFTMLVGIYFPSVTGIMAGSNRSGDLKDAQKSIPTGTILAIVTTSFIYLSCIVLFGACVEGVILRDKFGEALQGNLVIGMLAWPSPWVIVIGSFFSTCGAGLQSLTGAPRLLQAIARDGIIPFLQVFGHGKSNGEPTWALLLTALICETGILIASLDSVAPILSMFFLMCYMFVNLACAVQTLLRTPNWRPRFKYYHWTLSFLGMSLCLALMFICSWYYALFAMLIAGCIYKYIEYRGAEKEWGDGIRGLSLNAARYALLRVEQGPPHTKNWRPQVLVMLNLDAEQQVKHPRLLSFTTQLKAGKGLTIVGSVLEGTYLDKRAEAQQAEENIRSLMGTEKTKGFCQLVVSSNLRDGMSHLIQSAGLGGMKHNTVLMAWPASWKQEDNPFSWKNFVDTVRDTTAAHQALLVAKNVDLFPQNQERFSDGNIDVWWIVHDGGLLMLLPFLLRQHKVWRKCRMRIFTVAQVDDNSIQMKKDLQMFLYHLRISAEVEVVEMVENDISAFTYEKTLMMEQRSQMLKQMQLSKTERQREAQLIHDRNTASHSAAAGKTQPPSTPDKVQMTWTKEKLIAEKSKNRDPGVSGFKDLFTLKPEWGNLNQCNVRRMHTAVKLNDVLLNKSQDAQLVLLNMPGPPKNRQGDENYMEFLEVLTEGLNRVLLVRGSGREVITIYS; encoded by the exons ATGGCGCTGTTTGAG GAGGAGATGGACAGCAACCCCATGGTGTCTTCCCTCCTCAACAAGCTGGCCAACTACACCAACCTGAGCCAGGGCGCCGTGGAGCACGAGGAGGGCGAGGAGAGCAGGAGGCACGAGGTCAAG GGCCCGCGCATGGGCACCTTCATCGGCGTCTACCTGCCCTGCCTGCAGAACATCCTCGGCGTGATCCTCTTTCTGCGCCTGACGTGGATCGTGGGGGCTGCCGGCGTCCTGGAGTCGTTCCTCATCGTGTCCATGTGCTGCACCTGT ACAATGCTGACCGCCATCTCCATGAGCGCGATTGCAACCAACGGCGTGGTCCCAG CTGGCGGCTCGTACTACATGATATCACGGTCTCTGGGGCCTGAGTTCGGAGGGGCCGTGGGCCTCTGCTTCTACCTGGGCACTACGTTCGCAGGGGCCATGTACATTTTGGGGACCATTGAGATTTTTCTG ACTTACATCTCCCCGAGTGCGTCCATCATCCAGGCTGATTCGGTGGACGGCGAGGCGGCGGCCATGCTGCACAACATGCGTGTGTACGGGACGTGCACGCTGGTCTTCATGGCCATGGTGGTCTTCGTGGGCGTCAAGTACGTCAATAAGCTGGCCCTGGTGTTCCTGGCCTGCGTGGTGCTGTCCATCCTCGCCATCTATGCTGGCGTCATCAAGACCGCCTTTGACCCCCCGGACATCCC GGTCTGTCTGCTGGGGAACCGCACGTTGTCAAGACGCGGCTTCGACCTCTGCGCCAAAGTCCACACTATCAATAACAGCACGGCCACCACCGCGCTCTGGGGCCTCTTCTGCAACAGCTCCATGCCCAATGCCACCTGCGACGAGTACTTTGCCCAGAACAACGTCACGGAGATCCAGGGCATCCCCGGGGTGGCCAGCGGCGTCCTCCTGG ATAACCTGTGGAGTGCATACTCAGACAAGGGGGCGTTTGTGGAGAAGAAGGGTGCATCTTCCATGGCTGTGCCGGAGGAGAGCAGAGCCAGCGGGCTGCCCTACGTCCTCACGGACATCATGACCTACTTCACCATGCTGGTCGGCATCTACTTCCCCTCGGTGACCG GTATCATGGCGGGCTCAAACCGGTCCGGGGACCTCAAGGACGCCCAGAAGTCGATCCCCACGGGGACCATCTTGGCCATCGTGACCACGTCTTTTATTT ACCTCTCCTGCATCGTGCTTTTTGGGGCCTGCGTCGAGGGCGTGATCTTACGAGATAA GTTTGGGGAGGCCCTGCAGGGGAATCTCGTCATTGGCATGCTGGCCTGGCCGTCTCCGTGGGTCATTGTCATCGGCTCCTTCTTCTCGACCTGTGGCGCCGGCCTGCAGAGCCTGACTGGGGCGCCGCGCCTGCTGCAGGCTATCGCTCGGGACGGCATCATCCCTTTCCTCCAG GTGTTCGGCCATGGGAAGTCCAACGGGGAGCCCACGTGGGCCCTGCTGCTCACGGCCCTCATCTGCGAGACCGGCATCCTCATTGCCTCCCTGGACAGCGTGGCCCCGATCCTCTCCAT GTTCTTTCTCATGTGCTACATGTTTGTGAACCTGGCTTGCGCTGTGCAGACCCTGCTGCGCACACCCAACTGGCGTCCGCGCTTCAAGTACTACCACTG GACGCTGTCCTTCCTCGGCATGAGCCTGTGCCTCGCGCTGATGTTCATCTGCTCCTGGTACTACGCCCTCTTTGCCATGCTCATAGCCGGCTGCATCTACAAGTACATCGAGTACCGAGG GGCCGAGAAGGAGTGGGGTGACGGCATCAGGGGGCTGTCACTGAACGCTGCCCGCTACGCCCTGCTGCGTGTGGAGCAAGGGCCCCCCCACACCAAGAACTGGAG GCCCCAGGTGCTAGTGATGCTGAACCTGGACGCGGAGCAGCAGGTCAAGCACCCGCGCCTGCTGTCCTTCACCACGCAGCTCAAGGCTGGCAAGGGGCTGACCATCGTGGGCTCCGTGCTGGAGGGCACCTACCTGGACAAGCGTGCTGAAGCCCAGCAGGCTGAGGAG AACATCCGGTCTCTGATGGGAACCGAGAAGACCAAAGGCTTCTGCCAGCTGGTGGTGTCCTCCAACCTGCGGGATGGCATGTCCCACCTCATCCAGTCGGCCGGTCTGGGGGGCATGAAGCACAACACGGTGCTCATGGCCTGGCCCGCGTCCTGGAAGCAGGAGGACAACCCTTTCTCCTGGAAGAACTTCGTCG ACACCGTCCGTGACACCACGGCCGCGCATCAGGCTCTACTGGTGGCCAAGAACGTGGATCTGTTTCCACAAAACCAGGAGCGGTTCAGCGATGGGAACATCGACGTGTGGTGGATCGTGCACGACGGGGGCCTGCTCATGCTGCTGCCCTTCCTGCTGCGGCAGCACAAG GTGTGGAGGAAGTGCCGGATGCGCATCTTCACGGTGGCCCAGGTGGACGACAACAGCATCCAGATGAAGAAGGACCTGCAGATGTTCCTGTACCACCTCAGGATCAGCGcggaggtggaggtggtggagatG GTTGAAAACGACATTTCGGCGTTCACGTATGAGAAGACCCTGATGATGGAGCAGAGGTCCCAGATGCTGAAGCAGATGCAGCTGTCCAAGACGGAGCGGCAGAGGGAG GCTCAGCTCATCCACGACAGGAACACCGCCTCCCACTCTGCGGCAGCCGGCAAGACGCAGCCGCCGTCCACGCCAGACAAGGTGCAGATGACCTGGACGAAGGAGAAGCTGATTGCTGAGAAGTCCAAGAACAGAGACCCCGGTGTGTCCGGGTTCAAAGACCTCTTCACTCTGAAGCC AGAATGGGGAAACCT GAACCAGTGCAACGTCAGGAGGATGCACACGGCCGTGAAGCTCAACGATGTCCTGCTCAACAAGTCCCAGGACGCCCAGCTGGTCCTACTGAACATGCCGGGGCCCCCCAAAAACCGGCAGGGGGACGAGAACT ACATGGAGTTCCTCGAGGTCCTGACCGAGGGGCTCAACAGGGTCCTCCTCGTCAGGGGCAGTGGCCGGGAGGTGATCACCATCTACTCCTAA
- the SLC12A7 gene encoding solute carrier family 12 member 7 isoform X14 — MALFEEEMDSNPMVSSLLNKLANYTNLSQGAVEHEEGEESRRHEVKGPRMGTFIGVYLPCLQNILGVILFLRLTWIVGAAGVLESFLIVSMCCTCTMLTAISMSAIATNGVVPAGGSYYMISRSLGPEFGGAVGLCFYLGTTFAGAMYILGTIEIFLTYISPSASIIQADSVDGEAAAMLHNMRVYGTCTLVFMAMVVFVGVKYVNKLALVFLACVVLSILAIYAGVIKTAFDPPDIPVCLLGNRTLSRRGFDLCAKVHTINNSTATTALWGLFCNSSMPNATCDEYFAQNNVTEIQGIPGVASGVLLDNLWSAYSDKGAFVEKKGASSMAVPEESRASGLPYVLTDIMTYFTMLVGIYFPSVTGIMAGSNRSGDLKDAQKSIPTGTILAIVTTSFIYLSCIVLFGACVEGVILRDKFGEALQGNLVIGMLAWPSPWVIVIGSFFSTCGAGLQSLTGAPRLLQAIARDGIIPFLQVFGHGKSNGEPTWALLLTALICETGILIASLDSVAPILSMFFLMCYMFVNLACAVQTLLRTPNWRPRFKYYHWTLSFLGMSLCLALMFICSWYYALFAMLIAGCIYKYIEYRGAEKEWGDGIRGLSLNAARYALLRVEQGPPHTKNWRPQVLVMLNLDAEQQVKHPRLLSFTTQLKAGKGLTIVGSVLEGTYLDKRAEAQQAEENIRSLMGTEKTKGFCQLVVSSNLRDGMSHLIQSAGLGGMKHNTVLMAWPASWKQEDNPFSWKNFVDTVRDTTAAHQALLVAKNVDLFPQNQERFSDGNIDVWWIVHDGGLLMLLPFLLRQHKVWRKCRMRIFTVAQVDDNSIQMKKDLQMFLYHLRISAEVEVVEMVENDISAFTYEKTLMMEQRSQMLKQMQLSKTERQREAQLIHDRNTASHSAAAGKTQPPSTPDKVQMTWTKEKLIAEKSKNRDPGVSGFKDLFTLKPNQCNVRRMHTAVKLNDVLLNKSQDAQLVLLNMPGPPKNRQGDENYMEFLEVLTEGLNRVLLVRGSGREVITIYS; from the exons ATGGCGCTGTTTGAG GAGGAGATGGACAGCAACCCCATGGTGTCTTCCCTCCTCAACAAGCTGGCCAACTACACCAACCTGAGCCAGGGCGCCGTGGAGCACGAGGAGGGCGAGGAGAGCAGGAGGCACGAGGTCAAG GGCCCGCGCATGGGCACCTTCATCGGCGTCTACCTGCCCTGCCTGCAGAACATCCTCGGCGTGATCCTCTTTCTGCGCCTGACGTGGATCGTGGGGGCTGCCGGCGTCCTGGAGTCGTTCCTCATCGTGTCCATGTGCTGCACCTGT ACAATGCTGACCGCCATCTCCATGAGCGCGATTGCAACCAACGGCGTGGTCCCAG CTGGCGGCTCGTACTACATGATATCACGGTCTCTGGGGCCTGAGTTCGGAGGGGCCGTGGGCCTCTGCTTCTACCTGGGCACTACGTTCGCAGGGGCCATGTACATTTTGGGGACCATTGAGATTTTTCTG ACTTACATCTCCCCGAGTGCGTCCATCATCCAGGCTGATTCGGTGGACGGCGAGGCGGCGGCCATGCTGCACAACATGCGTGTGTACGGGACGTGCACGCTGGTCTTCATGGCCATGGTGGTCTTCGTGGGCGTCAAGTACGTCAATAAGCTGGCCCTGGTGTTCCTGGCCTGCGTGGTGCTGTCCATCCTCGCCATCTATGCTGGCGTCATCAAGACCGCCTTTGACCCCCCGGACATCCC GGTCTGTCTGCTGGGGAACCGCACGTTGTCAAGACGCGGCTTCGACCTCTGCGCCAAAGTCCACACTATCAATAACAGCACGGCCACCACCGCGCTCTGGGGCCTCTTCTGCAACAGCTCCATGCCCAATGCCACCTGCGACGAGTACTTTGCCCAGAACAACGTCACGGAGATCCAGGGCATCCCCGGGGTGGCCAGCGGCGTCCTCCTGG ATAACCTGTGGAGTGCATACTCAGACAAGGGGGCGTTTGTGGAGAAGAAGGGTGCATCTTCCATGGCTGTGCCGGAGGAGAGCAGAGCCAGCGGGCTGCCCTACGTCCTCACGGACATCATGACCTACTTCACCATGCTGGTCGGCATCTACTTCCCCTCGGTGACCG GTATCATGGCGGGCTCAAACCGGTCCGGGGACCTCAAGGACGCCCAGAAGTCGATCCCCACGGGGACCATCTTGGCCATCGTGACCACGTCTTTTATTT ACCTCTCCTGCATCGTGCTTTTTGGGGCCTGCGTCGAGGGCGTGATCTTACGAGATAA GTTTGGGGAGGCCCTGCAGGGGAATCTCGTCATTGGCATGCTGGCCTGGCCGTCTCCGTGGGTCATTGTCATCGGCTCCTTCTTCTCGACCTGTGGCGCCGGCCTGCAGAGCCTGACTGGGGCGCCGCGCCTGCTGCAGGCTATCGCTCGGGACGGCATCATCCCTTTCCTCCAG GTGTTCGGCCATGGGAAGTCCAACGGGGAGCCCACGTGGGCCCTGCTGCTCACGGCCCTCATCTGCGAGACCGGCATCCTCATTGCCTCCCTGGACAGCGTGGCCCCGATCCTCTCCAT GTTCTTTCTCATGTGCTACATGTTTGTGAACCTGGCTTGCGCTGTGCAGACCCTGCTGCGCACACCCAACTGGCGTCCGCGCTTCAAGTACTACCACTG GACGCTGTCCTTCCTCGGCATGAGCCTGTGCCTCGCGCTGATGTTCATCTGCTCCTGGTACTACGCCCTCTTTGCCATGCTCATAGCCGGCTGCATCTACAAGTACATCGAGTACCGAGG GGCCGAGAAGGAGTGGGGTGACGGCATCAGGGGGCTGTCACTGAACGCTGCCCGCTACGCCCTGCTGCGTGTGGAGCAAGGGCCCCCCCACACCAAGAACTGGAG GCCCCAGGTGCTAGTGATGCTGAACCTGGACGCGGAGCAGCAGGTCAAGCACCCGCGCCTGCTGTCCTTCACCACGCAGCTCAAGGCTGGCAAGGGGCTGACCATCGTGGGCTCCGTGCTGGAGGGCACCTACCTGGACAAGCGTGCTGAAGCCCAGCAGGCTGAGGAG AACATCCGGTCTCTGATGGGAACCGAGAAGACCAAAGGCTTCTGCCAGCTGGTGGTGTCCTCCAACCTGCGGGATGGCATGTCCCACCTCATCCAGTCGGCCGGTCTGGGGGGCATGAAGCACAACACGGTGCTCATGGCCTGGCCCGCGTCCTGGAAGCAGGAGGACAACCCTTTCTCCTGGAAGAACTTCGTCG ACACCGTCCGTGACACCACGGCCGCGCATCAGGCTCTACTGGTGGCCAAGAACGTGGATCTGTTTCCACAAAACCAGGAGCGGTTCAGCGATGGGAACATCGACGTGTGGTGGATCGTGCACGACGGGGGCCTGCTCATGCTGCTGCCCTTCCTGCTGCGGCAGCACAAG GTGTGGAGGAAGTGCCGGATGCGCATCTTCACGGTGGCCCAGGTGGACGACAACAGCATCCAGATGAAGAAGGACCTGCAGATGTTCCTGTACCACCTCAGGATCAGCGcggaggtggaggtggtggagatG GTTGAAAACGACATTTCGGCGTTCACGTATGAGAAGACCCTGATGATGGAGCAGAGGTCCCAGATGCTGAAGCAGATGCAGCTGTCCAAGACGGAGCGGCAGAGGGAG GCTCAGCTCATCCACGACAGGAACACCGCCTCCCACTCTGCGGCAGCCGGCAAGACGCAGCCGCCGTCCACGCCAGACAAGGTGCAGATGACCTGGACGAAGGAGAAGCTGATTGCTGAGAAGTCCAAGAACAGAGACCCCGGTGTGTCCGGGTTCAAAGACCTCTTCACTCTGAAGCC GAACCAGTGCAACGTCAGGAGGATGCACACGGCCGTGAAGCTCAACGATGTCCTGCTCAACAAGTCCCAGGACGCCCAGCTGGTCCTACTGAACATGCCGGGGCCCCCCAAAAACCGGCAGGGGGACGAGAACT ACATGGAGTTCCTCGAGGTCCTGACCGAGGGGCTCAACAGGGTCCTCCTCGTCAGGGGCAGTGGCCGGGAGGTGATCACCATCTACTCCTAA